The following proteins are co-located in the Maridesulfovibrio sp. genome:
- a CDS encoding glycosyltransferase family 2 protein, with product MVNGKKVVMVMPAYNAASTLKKTLDELPADVVDEILLVDDCSRDDTVSQAESLGIKTVVHTCNTGYGGNQKTCYRTALEMGADVVVMVHPDYQYTPLIISAMVSPIANGVFDCMLGSRILGTGARKGGMPLYKYISNRALTFFQNLLVGYHLSEYHTGYRAFSRELLENIPFEDNSDDFVFDNQMLCQIIYSGYDIGEVTCPTRYMDDSSSISFARSVKYGLGVLRCSCETLGYRLGWVKSDFLKNVPKKGQAN from the coding sequence ATGGTTAATGGTAAAAAAGTTGTTATGGTTATGCCCGCTTATAATGCGGCCTCTACCTTGAAAAAGACTCTGGACGAACTGCCTGCAGATGTGGTTGACGAAATACTGCTGGTTGATGATTGCAGTCGTGACGATACCGTTTCGCAGGCTGAAAGCCTCGGTATCAAGACCGTGGTTCATACCTGTAATACCGGTTACGGTGGAAACCAGAAAACCTGTTACCGCACAGCTCTTGAAATGGGTGCCGATGTGGTGGTCATGGTCCATCCGGACTACCAGTACACCCCGCTGATTATTTCAGCCATGGTTTCGCCTATAGCCAACGGGGTTTTTGACTGCATGCTCGGATCAAGGATTCTGGGGACCGGGGCGCGTAAAGGCGGCATGCCCCTCTATAAATATATTTCCAACCGGGCTTTGACGTTTTTCCAGAACCTGCTGGTGGGCTATCACCTTTCGGAATACCATACCGGTTACCGGGCTTTTTCCCGCGAATTGCTGGAAAACATTCCCTTTGAAGATAACAGCGACGATTTTGTTTTTGATAACCAGATGCTCTGCCAGATTATTTATTCCGGCTATGACATCGGGGAAGTGACCTGTCCGACCCGTTACATGGATGATTCCTCTTCGATCAGCTTTGCCCGTTCAGTTAAATACGGTCTGGGCGTACTGCGCTGTTCCTGTGAAACCCTGGGTTACAGGCTGGGCTGGGTGAAAAGTGATTTTTTGAAAAATGTTCCTAAAAAAGGACAGGCGAATTAA
- a CDS encoding ABC transporter substrate-binding protein: MWFRLLGSLLAVILLCTPVFAGDKIIKVGVLYNLTGGMAAIDRPGLHGMELAKEIINSGGGIMGRKLSLVVSDCRSNLDSAAMASEALAGQDDMVAVIGLNDTDYVMAAAPAITAKDIIFITAGATMQNLPYMYGKNFFMTAFGDNMQSRAVAKFAKRRLETSRCFVGTDISNEFTKTLSKYFKRRYRKYGGTVVDEVWYSSGDGKYPLPKGDEKNPDLIFISSIPPDAPKYVTEIRKAGFNQPIVSGDGFDTPGLLGIPQEYAHSIYFATHVALDNPDPQVQEFVDSYERMFGARPESGFAALGYDTVMLLAQAIEKAGVAKPEEVREALSKTAGFKGVTGEFYYPEGIRVPMKSVDIVKYQNGTFSFVEQVSPK; this comes from the coding sequence ATGTGGTTTCGTTTGTTGGGCAGCCTGCTTGCCGTGATACTTTTGTGCACACCCGTTTTTGCCGGAGATAAAATCATCAAGGTCGGGGTGCTGTATAACCTTACCGGGGGAATGGCCGCCATTGACCGTCCCGGATTGCACGGCATGGAGCTGGCCAAGGAAATCATCAATTCCGGGGGCGGAATTATGGGCCGCAAGCTGAGCCTTGTGGTCTCCGATTGCCGTTCAAATCTTGATTCCGCGGCAATGGCCTCAGAAGCCTTGGCCGGTCAGGATGATATGGTTGCTGTTATCGGATTGAATGACACTGATTACGTCATGGCTGCGGCCCCGGCCATAACTGCAAAAGATATCATTTTCATCACTGCCGGGGCGACCATGCAGAATCTGCCCTATATGTACGGGAAGAATTTCTTCATGACTGCTTTCGGGGATAATATGCAGTCCCGCGCTGTTGCTAAGTTTGCCAAACGCAGGCTGGAAACTTCGCGCTGCTTTGTGGGTACGGACATTTCCAATGAGTTCACCAAGACTCTTTCCAAATATTTCAAGCGTCGTTATCGCAAGTACGGCGGGACCGTTGTTGATGAGGTCTGGTACAGTTCCGGTGATGGTAAATATCCCCTGCCCAAGGGAGATGAGAAGAATCCCGATTTGATATTCATTTCCTCCATTCCTCCGGATGCTCCAAAGTATGTTACCGAAATCCGTAAGGCCGGATTTAATCAGCCTATTGTTTCCGGTGATGGATTTGATACGCCGGGACTGCTTGGTATTCCGCAGGAATATGCCCATTCAATCTATTTTGCCACCCATGTGGCTCTGGATAATCCTGATCCGCAGGTTCAGGAATTTGTGGATAGTTACGAGCGAATGTTCGGCGCTCGCCCTGAATCAGGATTTGCCGCTTTAGGGTACGATACGGTTATGCTTCTTGCTCAGGCCATAGAAAAGGCTGGGGTAGCCAAGCCGGAAGAAGTGCGTGAGGCTTTGTCGAAAACAGCCGGGTTTAAAGGTGTTACCGGTGAATTCTACTATCCCGAAGGGATCAGGGTTCCCATGAAGAGTGTGGATATAGTGAAATATCAGAATGGAACTTTTTCCTTTGTGGAACAGGTTTCACCTAAATAA
- a CDS encoding HD domain-containing phosphohydrolase yields MDNSELTILVIDDEDFVRETISDYLSDSGFNIIDAGDGEQGLEVFRLEKPDAVLVDLNMPKVDGFEVLEKVSAESPDTPIIVVSGAGLIQDAIKAVRLGAWDFVTKPIVDLNILEHALGQGLERATLIKENRRYKEHLEAEVEKRTEDLRNEIKVRREAQDALMAIQDEVIETQKEVILTLGEVVENRSNETANHVRRVAELSYILARRYGLSEEEADLLRLASPMHDVGKIGIPDTVLNKPGRLTPEEFELIKTHTTIGHEILKHSERPIFKAAAIVAFEHHEWWNGEGYPRKLAGEDIHVYGRITGIVDVFDALGSERVYKKAWPIEKIKDYFEEGKGKQFDPHLTDLFFENLDDILELRRSFPDG; encoded by the coding sequence TTGGATAATTCAGAATTAACTATCCTCGTTATTGATGATGAAGATTTTGTAAGGGAAACAATCAGTGACTACCTGAGTGATTCCGGTTTCAACATTATCGATGCCGGAGACGGTGAGCAAGGATTGGAAGTTTTCAGGCTTGAAAAACCTGATGCTGTTCTGGTTGACCTGAATATGCCTAAGGTTGACGGTTTTGAGGTTCTTGAAAAAGTTTCAGCGGAAAGTCCGGATACCCCGATTATAGTGGTTTCCGGGGCCGGGTTGATTCAGGATGCTATCAAAGCTGTACGATTGGGAGCTTGGGATTTTGTCACTAAACCCATCGTGGACCTGAATATTCTGGAGCATGCTCTGGGGCAGGGTCTTGAACGGGCTACCCTGATCAAGGAAAACCGTCGTTACAAGGAACATCTTGAAGCTGAGGTGGAAAAAAGGACTGAAGATCTGCGCAATGAGATTAAGGTCCGCCGTGAGGCTCAGGATGCGTTGATGGCGATTCAGGACGAGGTCATTGAAACTCAGAAAGAAGTCATCCTGACCCTTGGCGAAGTCGTGGAGAACCGTTCCAATGAGACCGCCAACCATGTGCGCAGGGTTGCCGAGCTTTCTTATATTCTTGCCCGCCGTTACGGTTTGAGCGAGGAAGAGGCTGATCTGCTGCGTCTTGCCTCACCAATGCACGATGTAGGCAAGATCGGCATTCCCGATACCGTGCTCAATAAACCCGGACGGCTTACTCCCGAAGAATTCGAACTGATTAAGACCCACACCACCATCGGCCATGAAATTTTAAAGCATTCCGAACGCCCCATCTTCAAAGCTGCAGCGATTGTGGCTTTTGAGCATCATGAGTGGTGGAACGGCGAAGGGTATCCCCGCAAGCTTGCCGGAGAGGATATTCATGTTTACGGAAGAATTACCGGTATTGTGGATGTTTTCGATGCCTTGGGCAGTGAACGTGTCTACAAGAAAGCCTGGCCCATCGAAAAGATCAAAGATTATTTTGAAGAGGGCAAGGGCAAACAATTTGATCCGCACCTGACTGATCTGTTCTTTGAGAATCTGGACGATATTTTGGAGCTCAGACGTTCTTTCCCTGACGGTTAG
- a CDS encoding STAS domain-containing protein, with the protein MEITVHRHGDTVVVGMGGRIDAFGAGELERTLKNILTDEELACMAFDMTDVRYLSSAGIRSIVRTMKILHRRNGALAICALCSYCRNVLDTAGMLSSLNIFPSRSEAMTFLQSVQWERQALDNWESMETADSPIGKFRFVPGENSPSELKVIGSIADIFHSRIDESRIFSRGFSQTEYSIGVGGLGDTPDDYMKVLGSMITIGGTMAWLPTDGHDLADFLIPRNDTGSVMIRTPFNLTLSGGFNEYIMFESTEEGGTTLDRLYRGLFLLARRRRRDFKGVLGVAAWMQVSELMAGTMMRSPVREFAPENKKAITDPVNSDEWFKRDVLPRHRNVSCLTCGVGIDLSCDLSVYDQSGLYNAFYIDPATAGERGHILNNHAAVFEQMHMPEKMVCLDKVVRDVSARAEFKDMRKLRDNSRVTRAFLGVSYIGKLARDDSGWQGTAEIPVSRSIAEKRYREEAEFPLVPQKREAELNKFQRFLEAQQAKLGNKD; encoded by the coding sequence ATGGAAATAACAGTGCACAGACACGGGGATACAGTTGTTGTCGGCATGGGCGGAAGAATAGACGCTTTCGGGGCCGGTGAACTGGAGAGGACCCTTAAAAATATCCTTACTGATGAAGAACTGGCCTGCATGGCTTTCGACATGACCGATGTGCGTTATCTGAGCAGTGCCGGTATCCGTTCCATCGTACGGACAATGAAGATTTTGCATCGCCGTAACGGTGCTCTGGCTATTTGCGCCCTTTGCTCGTACTGCCGCAATGTGCTCGATACTGCCGGAATGCTCAGTTCCCTGAATATTTTTCCCTCCCGCAGCGAAGCAATGACTTTTCTGCAGTCAGTCCAGTGGGAGCGGCAGGCCCTTGATAATTGGGAGAGCATGGAAACAGCAGATTCTCCTATCGGGAAGTTTAGGTTTGTTCCCGGTGAGAATTCTCCTTCCGAACTGAAGGTTATCGGGTCAATCGCAGATATTTTTCATTCCCGCATTGATGAGTCGCGAATTTTCTCGCGTGGTTTCTCTCAGACTGAATATTCCATAGGTGTGGGCGGTCTTGGGGATACCCCGGATGATTATATGAAAGTGCTCGGCTCCATGATCACAATCGGCGGGACAATGGCATGGCTTCCGACAGACGGGCATGACCTTGCTGATTTTCTTATTCCCCGTAACGATACCGGATCTGTGATGATCCGAACCCCTTTTAACCTGACCCTTTCCGGCGGATTCAATGAATACATAATGTTTGAATCCACAGAGGAGGGCGGAACCACATTGGACCGCCTTTACCGAGGTCTGTTTCTGCTTGCCCGGCGCAGGCGCAGGGATTTCAAGGGAGTGCTCGGGGTGGCTGCATGGATGCAGGTCAGTGAACTTATGGCCGGGACCATGATGCGTTCCCCGGTTCGTGAATTTGCCCCTGAGAACAAGAAAGCCATTACCGATCCGGTCAACAGTGATGAATGGTTCAAGCGCGATGTGCTGCCCCGGCACAGGAATGTCTCCTGCCTGACTTGCGGAGTGGGTATTGATCTTTCCTGTGATCTTTCGGTTTATGACCAGTCCGGCCTTTACAATGCATTTTATATTGATCCGGCTACAGCAGGGGAGCGCGGTCATATACTTAACAATCATGCTGCGGTATTTGAGCAGATGCATATGCCGGAAAAAATGGTCTGTCTCGATAAGGTTGTCCGCGATGTCTCTGCAAGGGCCGAGTTCAAGGATATGCGCAAACTTCGTGATAACAGTCGTGTGACCCGGGCCTTTCTGGGGGTGAGTTATATTGGTAAACTGGCCCGCGATGATTCCGGTTGGCAGGGGACCGCTGAGATTCCGGTCAGCCGGTCTATTGCCGAGAAGCGTTACCGTGAGGAAGCCGAATTTCCTTTGGTGCCGCAAAAGCGTGAGGCGGAATTAAACAAATTTCAGCGTTTTCTGGAGGCCCAGCAGGCCAAGCTTGGTAATAAGGATTGA
- a CDS encoding tetratricopeptide repeat protein, producing MSGAKVGNEMKKALIAAAILSSLVLIVYGQCGGFELVTYDDASYVTNNQRVMQGVSAENIGWAFSTFQLANYHPLTVVSHMLDTSLFGDSAGARHLVNVFLHLCNVLLLFFFLLKATRGFDKDGLVPSFFVAALFAVHPVHVESVAWVAERKDVLSTFFWLSAMHSWLGWGKDKNMGAYGLTFFFTGLGILAKPMVVTLPAALVLLDIWPLNRVDFAKNPLAQLARLIVEKLPLFGLSILSSVLTVMAQQGGGAMQTVESFPLSLRISNALVSYVAYLGELVAPVNLAVFYPYPHDIPVWKTALAALLILAVSAVALRFIKKFPLGAVSWFWYLGTLVPVIGLVQVGDQSMADRYAYIPFIGIYMFIAFGVARLVREGRIPGKPVIAVGSAVVVVLLAGAFTQAGHWKDSKALYTRALAVTENNHHMHYNLGNLLEREKNYTEAAKHFKDAFEADPSHYKAMTSLASIMSRKGDPYTALELYQRALQINPDYATALGNRGIVYMKQGKFESAMADIRKAQQLEPQQPNHMINMGLLYYMRGNNAAAKEWLRRALQIDPGNNLARQNLALIP from the coding sequence ATGAGCGGTGCGAAAGTTGGAAATGAAATGAAGAAAGCCCTGATTGCTGCGGCGATCCTTTCCTCGCTGGTGCTTATTGTTTATGGGCAATGCGGCGGTTTTGAGCTGGTTACCTATGACGATGCCAGCTATGTGACCAACAATCAGCGGGTTATGCAGGGAGTTTCAGCCGAGAATATCGGTTGGGCTTTCAGTACCTTTCAGCTTGCCAACTATCATCCACTGACCGTGGTTTCGCACATGCTCGACACTTCCCTGTTTGGTGATTCCGCAGGGGCGCGTCATCTGGTTAACGTCTTTTTGCATCTGTGCAATGTGTTGCTGCTTTTTTTCTTTTTACTCAAGGCAACGCGTGGATTTGATAAAGATGGACTGGTTCCTTCATTTTTTGTGGCCGCTCTTTTCGCCGTACATCCGGTCCATGTGGAATCTGTGGCTTGGGTTGCAGAGCGCAAGGATGTGCTTTCTACTTTTTTCTGGCTCAGCGCTATGCACAGCTGGCTGGGGTGGGGCAAAGACAAAAACATGGGTGCCTATGGGCTGACTTTTTTCTTTACCGGACTGGGTATTCTGGCCAAGCCTATGGTGGTGACCCTGCCTGCAGCTCTTGTCCTGCTGGATATCTGGCCCCTGAATCGGGTGGATTTTGCAAAGAATCCGCTGGCGCAGCTAGCTAGGCTGATTGTTGAGAAACTGCCTCTCTTCGGGCTTTCAATTCTTTCTTCTGTTTTGACTGTTATGGCTCAGCAGGGCGGTGGAGCCATGCAAACCGTGGAATCTTTCCCTTTGAGCCTGCGTATTTCAAACGCGCTTGTTTCATATGTGGCCTATCTGGGTGAACTTGTGGCTCCGGTTAATCTGGCGGTTTTTTATCCTTACCCGCATGATATTCCTGTCTGGAAAACTGCGCTGGCAGCTTTATTAATTCTTGCAGTGTCGGCAGTTGCGCTCCGTTTTATCAAAAAATTTCCTCTTGGTGCAGTGAGCTGGTTCTGGTATCTGGGCACCCTCGTTCCGGTGATCGGGCTGGTACAGGTCGGCGACCAGTCCATGGCTGATCGCTACGCATACATTCCCTTTATTGGGATTTACATGTTCATTGCTTTCGGCGTGGCGCGGCTGGTGCGTGAAGGGCGTATTCCCGGAAAGCCGGTTATTGCAGTGGGTTCAGCTGTGGTTGTGGTGCTGCTGGCAGGGGCCTTCACTCAGGCTGGACACTGGAAGGACAGTAAAGCCCTCTACACCCGTGCTTTGGCGGTGACCGAGAATAACCACCACATGCATTACAATTTAGGTAACCTGTTGGAGCGGGAAAAGAATTATACCGAGGCAGCAAAACACTTTAAAGACGCGTTCGAGGCTGACCCATCCCATTACAAGGCCATGACCAGCCTTGCTTCCATTATGAGCAGGAAAGGTGATCCCTATACTGCTCTGGAGCTTTATCAGCGTGCTTTGCAGATTAACCCGGATTACGCCACGGCTCTCGGAAACCGTGGAATTGTTTACATGAAACAGGGCAAGTTTGAATCTGCAATGGCCGATATCCGTAAGGCTCAGCAACTGGAACCGCAGCAGCCCAACCATATGATCAATATGGGGCTTCTTTATTACATGCGCGGCAATAATGCTGCTGCTAAAGAATGGTTGCGAAGGGCTCTGCAGATTGATCCCGGCAACAATCTTGCCCGTCAGAATCTGGCGTTGATTCCCTGA
- a CDS encoding 4Fe-4S binding protein gives MKRILNKFIPDTETGEFLKQALEDRNLTMKDVLHGYMYIRWPKAYIGAALGENNLAPIADFFTSLVASPNDKEKRQKLKDDFAQSYHGKVITTAEAVKLIKIKKEVRTTLPERVLPYEKARDIILQHPDHIVLFECPCRASRENPCYPLDVCMIVGEPFASFVAKNHPEKSRRITEDEAERILEAENARGHVHHVFFKDVMLGRFYAICNCCSCCCGAMEAMRNGIPMLAPSGYISVVDPQKCIGCGQCMEYCPFGAMHLRNKRMRIDPKKCMGCGVCTNKCRKDALRLVRNKKHPEPLLVDKL, from the coding sequence ATGAAACGAATCCTGAACAAGTTCATACCTGACACTGAAACCGGTGAGTTCCTTAAGCAGGCACTTGAAGACCGGAACCTGACCATGAAGGATGTTCTTCACGGATACATGTACATTCGCTGGCCCAAAGCATATATCGGAGCCGCATTGGGCGAGAACAATCTGGCCCCTATCGCGGATTTTTTTACCAGTCTGGTCGCATCTCCCAACGATAAGGAAAAACGTCAAAAACTAAAGGACGATTTTGCGCAAAGTTATCACGGCAAAGTTATCACCACTGCGGAAGCCGTAAAGCTCATCAAAATAAAAAAAGAAGTACGCACCACCTTGCCTGAACGGGTTCTTCCGTATGAAAAAGCCCGCGATATTATATTGCAGCACCCTGATCATATAGTGCTTTTTGAATGCCCCTGCCGGGCATCGCGGGAAAACCCGTGTTACCCGCTTGATGTGTGTATGATTGTTGGTGAACCTTTTGCTTCCTTTGTAGCCAAAAACCATCCGGAAAAATCACGCAGAATCACCGAGGACGAAGCTGAACGCATTCTGGAAGCGGAAAATGCACGGGGACATGTGCACCATGTTTTTTTCAAGGATGTTATGCTGGGCAGATTTTACGCTATCTGCAACTGCTGCTCCTGCTGCTGCGGAGCCATGGAAGCCATGCGCAACGGAATCCCAATGCTGGCCCCTTCCGGTTATATTTCCGTGGTGGACCCGCAAAAGTGCATCGGCTGCGGTCAATGTATGGAATACTGCCCCTTCGGAGCCATGCACCTGCGAAACAAGCGTATGCGCATAGACCCCAAAAAATGCATGGGCTGTGGTGTGTGCACCAACAAATGCCGTAAGGATGCCCTGCGTCTGGTACGCAATAAGAAACACCCCGAACCTTTGCTGGTCGATAAGCTTTAA
- a CDS encoding arginine deiminase family protein, whose amino-acid sequence MFSKAIVRTPAESLGEGITEAGLGCPDMELTRIQHNNYIKYFEQAGISVTVLPAVEEFPDSVFVEDTAVMIPHGNETAAFLTCPGAESRRGEVDEIDAAIADQTDAIIRMQGDGLMEGGDVLLMGKTFYVGIDSRTNAKGCEQFAKAAARFGYKTVPVPFDNGMPHLKTELSALDEETLIMSARFAGREEFAGFKKIIVPEGEEYCSNCLYLGQKLLAPQGFPKTAELLDKNGFKADFIDMSEFRKMDGGLTCLSLRW is encoded by the coding sequence ATGTTCAGCAAAGCAATCGTCAGGACCCCGGCGGAAAGCCTCGGGGAGGGAATTACCGAAGCGGGCCTCGGCTGCCCGGACATGGAACTGACCCGTATTCAGCACAATAATTATATTAAATATTTTGAACAGGCCGGAATAAGTGTGACCGTACTGCCTGCGGTTGAAGAATTTCCTGATTCCGTCTTTGTGGAAGATACTGCAGTCATGATCCCTCATGGCAATGAAACCGCAGCATTCCTGACCTGCCCCGGAGCGGAATCAAGACGCGGCGAAGTGGATGAAATTGACGCAGCAATTGCAGACCAGACAGACGCTATCATCCGCATGCAGGGTGACGGACTAATGGAAGGCGGCGATGTGCTGCTCATGGGCAAAACATTCTACGTGGGCATCGACAGCCGCACCAATGCAAAAGGATGCGAACAATTTGCCAAGGCCGCAGCCAGATTCGGATACAAGACTGTTCCCGTACCTTTTGACAACGGCATGCCCCATCTCAAGACCGAACTTTCCGCTCTTGATGAAGAAACCCTGATCATGAGCGCCCGTTTTGCCGGGCGCGAAGAATTCGCCGGTTTCAAAAAAATTATCGTTCCCGAAGGAGAGGAGTACTGCTCCAACTGCCTTTACCTGGGACAGAAGCTGCTTGCTCCGCAAGGATTTCCAAAAACAGCAGAGCTGCTGGATAAAAACGGATTTAAAGCTGATTTTATAGATATGTCAGAGTTCCGCAAAATGGACGGCGGGCTGACTTGTTTATCTTTAAGATGGTAG
- a CDS encoding DUF401 family protein yields MDFLQNLLPLFKIIFVFMCMLAGIRFRLGVGPSILAGGGVLALLTSMKFGEVIRVSGEALADDKTIFLALIVALIMILSGLLEKTGQAGRIMNSLTGYLKSPRLRLVFFPALIGLLPMPGGAIFSAPMIQEAANGLDVSGRDKVVINYWFRHVWELTWPLYPGMILAASLCGMGIFEYIGYTFPGAFACIGLGCFFYLRPSVLPMKNNGNEADVSANGRDSRIVLKEGLPLIVAIGGAFIFETLLNLVLPGIPFEIGIILALLAAVSCSLFANPGSMPIIRGLLFEKRFLNMIFMIVCVFVFKDILGACGVVDELARLAGGEAALIAAAVFVPFLVGFIAGITLAFVGAAMPLVVGLVHASGLQDQLPAWAVLCMFSGFSGIMASPLHICFLLTCEYFKVDMVDAWKKVVIPSLMLMLLGVAYFYVLL; encoded by the coding sequence ATGGATTTTTTGCAAAATCTTCTTCCTTTGTTTAAAATTATATTTGTTTTTATGTGCATGCTGGCCGGAATCAGGTTCAGGCTTGGTGTCGGTCCGTCCATTCTGGCCGGGGGCGGGGTTCTGGCCCTGCTTACATCCATGAAGTTCGGTGAGGTCATAAGGGTCAGTGGCGAAGCTCTGGCGGACGATAAAACAATCTTTCTGGCTTTGATTGTAGCCCTGATCATGATTCTGTCCGGTTTGCTGGAGAAAACAGGGCAGGCGGGCCGGATTATGAATTCCCTGACCGGATACCTGAAGAGCCCCCGTTTGAGGCTTGTGTTTTTTCCGGCACTTATCGGTCTCCTGCCCATGCCCGGAGGAGCTATCTTTTCGGCACCCATGATTCAGGAAGCTGCCAATGGTCTTGATGTATCCGGCCGGGATAAGGTGGTCATCAACTATTGGTTCCGTCATGTCTGGGAACTCACATGGCCTCTTTATCCGGGGATGATTCTGGCTGCTTCACTGTGCGGCATGGGTATTTTCGAATATATCGGCTACACATTCCCCGGAGCCTTTGCCTGTATCGGGCTGGGGTGTTTCTTTTATCTGCGTCCCTCTGTCCTGCCCATGAAAAATAACGGCAATGAAGCGGATGTCTCTGCCAACGGACGGGATTCCAGGATTGTGCTTAAAGAAGGGTTGCCGCTTATCGTTGCTATTGGCGGTGCTTTCATTTTTGAGACGCTGCTGAATCTTGTTTTACCGGGCATTCCTTTTGAAATCGGAATTATTCTGGCTTTGCTGGCGGCTGTTTCCTGTTCATTGTTTGCCAATCCCGGGTCTATGCCCATTATCCGTGGTCTGCTGTTTGAGAAGCGGTTTCTGAACATGATCTTTATGATTGTCTGCGTGTTCGTGTTCAAGGATATTCTTGGAGCCTGCGGGGTTGTAGATGAATTGGCCCGTCTCGCCGGAGGGGAGGCCGCACTTATTGCCGCAGCTGTGTTTGTCCCGTTTCTGGTCGGCTTTATTGCCGGGATTACTTTGGCTTTTGTGGGGGCTGCTATGCCGTTGGTGGTCGGTCTGGTACATGCTTCCGGATTGCAGGACCAGTTGCCGGCTTGGGCGGTGTTGTGCATGTTTTCAGGTTTTTCCGGGATTATGGCTTCTCCATTACACATTTGTTTCCTTTTGACCTGCGAATATTTCAAGGTGGACATGGTTGATGCATGGAAAAAGGTTGTCATTCCAAGTTTGATGCTTATGTTGCTCGGAGTAGCGTACTTTTACGTTTTATTGTAG
- a CDS encoding peptidylprolyl isomerase, protein MSNPLVLMETPEGEVLIELFAKEAPKTVENFLRYVDEGFYEGTLFHRVINNFMIQGGGFDFSMKQKDTHEPVENEADNGLKNELGTLAMARTMDPHSATAQFFINVKDNGFLDHTAKNPQGWGYCVFGKVIDGMEAVEKIKKVKTGSYGPMDDVPVDPISIISMKRFED, encoded by the coding sequence ATGTCCAATCCCTTGGTACTGATGGAAACACCTGAAGGTGAAGTCCTGATTGAACTTTTCGCGAAAGAAGCCCCTAAAACCGTAGAGAACTTCCTGCGTTATGTAGACGAAGGCTTTTACGAAGGAACTCTCTTTCACAGGGTTATCAATAACTTTATGATTCAGGGCGGCGGTTTCGACTTCTCCATGAAGCAGAAAGACACCCACGAGCCTGTAGAGAACGAAGCTGACAACGGCCTTAAAAACGAACTCGGCACTCTCGCCATGGCCCGCACCATGGATCCTCATTCCGCAACCGCACAGTTCTTCATCAACGTGAAGGATAACGGTTTCCTCGACCACACTGCAAAGAACCCGCAGGGCTGGGGTTATTGCGTATTCGGTAAGGTAATTGACGGCATGGAAGCTGTTGAGAAAATCAAGAAAGTAAAGACCGGTTCCTACGGTCCCATGGATGATGTTCCGGTTGATCCCATCAGCATCATTTCTATGAAGCGTTTTGAAGATTAA